One genomic region from Euzebya tangerina encodes:
- a CDS encoding 4-coumarate--CoA ligase family protein: MSSQIIHKSPLPDVEIPVTALTPFILARADELGDKTALVDGPTGREVSYSQLASQIKSLAGGLVARGFGTGDVLAIMAPNVPEYAVVFHGVAMTGGAITTINPTYTADEVGHQLQNSGASIMVTVGMVAETAAAAAAQAGITDVYTLDQTEDYPSLSELMGEPLEEQVEVTPEEDVVVMPYSSGTTGLSKGVMLTHQNLVANVVQFSEPQGFTEDEAFVAVLPFFHIYGMQVLMNAGLNVGATIVTMPRFDLEQFLSLNDQYECTRAYVAPPIVVALAKHPLVDQFDLTNLQQIFSGAAPLSAEVGEEAGGRLGCEVVQGYGMTELSPVSHTTVPGDYKPGSVGVTVPNAESMIVDPSSGESLGVDERGELWVRGPLVMKGYFGNESATASTIDADGWLHTGDVAVIDSDGHVYIVDRLKELIKYKGFQVPPAELEALLLTHPAVADAAVIGLQDDEAGELPVGYVVLKDGEEASEDDIKAFVAEEVATYKQLHRITFMDEIPKSASGKILRRVLRDEAEPIS; this comes from the coding sequence ATGAGCAGCCAGATCATCCACAAGAGCCCACTTCCCGACGTCGAGATCCCCGTCACCGCGTTGACCCCCTTCATCCTCGCCCGGGCCGACGAGCTCGGTGACAAGACCGCGCTGGTCGACGGACCCACCGGCCGGGAGGTCAGCTACAGCCAGCTGGCCAGCCAGATCAAGTCACTCGCCGGCGGACTGGTCGCCCGCGGGTTCGGCACGGGCGACGTGCTGGCGATCATGGCCCCCAACGTCCCCGAGTACGCCGTCGTGTTCCACGGCGTTGCGATGACCGGCGGGGCCATCACCACGATCAACCCGACGTACACCGCCGATGAGGTCGGCCACCAGCTGCAGAACTCCGGTGCCTCGATCATGGTCACGGTCGGCATGGTCGCCGAGACGGCCGCGGCTGCCGCGGCACAGGCCGGGATCACCGACGTCTACACGCTCGACCAGACCGAGGACTACCCGTCCCTGTCGGAGCTCATGGGCGAGCCGCTGGAGGAGCAGGTCGAGGTCACCCCGGAGGAAGACGTCGTGGTGATGCCCTACTCCTCCGGCACGACCGGCCTGTCCAAGGGCGTGATGCTCACCCATCAGAACCTGGTCGCCAACGTCGTGCAGTTCTCCGAGCCACAGGGCTTCACCGAGGACGAGGCGTTCGTCGCGGTCCTGCCGTTCTTCCACATCTACGGCATGCAGGTCCTCATGAACGCCGGCCTCAACGTCGGCGCGACGATCGTGACGATGCCGCGCTTCGACCTCGAGCAGTTCCTCTCGCTGAACGACCAGTACGAGTGCACGCGTGCCTACGTCGCCCCGCCCATCGTCGTCGCCCTGGCCAAGCACCCGCTCGTCGACCAGTTCGACCTGACCAACCTGCAGCAGATCTTCTCGGGCGCCGCCCCGCTGTCCGCCGAGGTCGGCGAGGAGGCGGGTGGCCGCCTGGGCTGCGAGGTCGTCCAGGGCTACGGCATGACCGAGCTCTCCCCCGTCAGCCACACGACCGTGCCCGGGGACTACAAGCCGGGCTCCGTCGGCGTGACCGTGCCGAACGCCGAGTCGATGATCGTCGACCCCTCATCGGGCGAGTCCCTCGGCGTCGACGAGCGTGGCGAGCTGTGGGTCCGGGGCCCCCTGGTGATGAAGGGGTACTTCGGCAACGAGTCCGCGACCGCCAGCACCATCGACGCCGACGGCTGGCTGCACACCGGCGACGTCGCCGTGATCGACTCCGACGGGCACGTCTACATCGTCGACCGGCTGAAGGAGCTGATCAAGTACAAGGGCTTCCAGGTCCCGCCGGCGGAGCTGGAGGCGCTGTTGCTGACCCACCCGGCCGTCGCCGACGCTGCGGTGATCGGCCTGCAGGACGACGAGGCCGGTGAGCTGCCGGTCGGCTACGTCGTGCTGAAGGACGGCGAGGAGGCGAGCGAAGACGACATCAAGGCCTTCGTCGCCGAGGAGGTCGCCACCTACAAGCAGCTGCACCGGATCACGTTCATGGACGAGATCCCGAAGTCGGCGTCCGGCAAGATCCTGCGGCGGGTCCTCCGCGACGAGGCCGAGCCGATCTCCTGA
- a CDS encoding PAC2 family protein, translating into MAHSLIHYSADIPTLRRPVMIVSLDGFIDAGDAGSSAAMFLRHRWAAKPIATFDHDAFIDYRARRPTTVIDSGLLKRVEFDELRVLAAPVEAAEHDAVFLLGPEPDMKWEAFCDTVIRLSRDLGVETVISVGAYPAAAPHTRPTQIVSARNIAAGDIVPTAQKVPGYTGPVGAQVMLLHRLGAAEIPAIGLWAEVPHYISANPHPASALALVEMVQDTFGTTVDTEELELAAAAHNVQVDEAVAEHSDAAEMVERLEAHLDGGGDTEQVPSGDDLAAEIERFLSDRQE; encoded by the coding sequence ATGGCTCACTCGCTGATCCACTACTCCGCAGACATCCCGACGCTTCGACGTCCCGTCATGATCGTCTCCCTCGACGGGTTCATCGACGCCGGGGATGCCGGGTCCAGCGCGGCCATGTTCCTGCGCCACCGCTGGGCCGCCAAGCCGATCGCGACCTTCGACCACGATGCCTTCATCGACTACCGGGCCCGCCGGCCCACGACCGTGATCGACAGCGGCCTGCTCAAGCGCGTCGAGTTCGACGAGTTGCGGGTCCTGGCCGCCCCGGTCGAGGCGGCAGAACACGATGCGGTCTTCCTCCTCGGTCCCGAGCCGGACATGAAGTGGGAGGCCTTCTGCGACACCGTCATCCGCCTCTCCCGCGACCTCGGCGTCGAGACCGTGATCAGCGTCGGTGCCTACCCGGCCGCCGCCCCGCACACCCGCCCCACCCAGATCGTCTCGGCCCGCAACATCGCAGCCGGCGACATCGTGCCCACCGCCCAGAAGGTCCCTGGCTACACCGGTCCGGTCGGCGCGCAGGTCATGCTCCTCCACCGCCTCGGCGCGGCCGAGATCCCCGCCATCGGACTCTGGGCCGAGGTGCCGCACTACATCTCCGCCAACCCCCACCCGGCCTCGGCCCTCGCTCTGGTCGAGATGGTCCAGGACACCTTCGGCACCACCGTCGACACCGAGGAGCTCGAGCTGGCCGCCGCCGCACACAACGTCCAGGTCGACGAGGCCGTCGCCGAGCACTCCGACGCCGCGGAGATGGTCGAACGCCTGGAAGCCCACCTGGACGGCGGCGGCGACACCGAACAGGTTCCCTCCGGTGACGACCTGGCCGCAGAGATCGAGCGCTTCCTCTCCGACCGCCAGGAGTAG
- a CDS encoding PaaI family thioesterase, protein MSDITDEDGNPLRNYAPEMNASRGGFVEAMGMAFTLATRLKCVAQLEITEAHHQPYGIVHGGVYCAIAETVASIGGALAARELGGPDAGAVGQSNHTDFLRATRSGTVTATATPVHLGRSVQLWNVDMADEEGQLVAQSKVRLFNVGVGRLDGS, encoded by the coding sequence ATGAGCGACATCACCGACGAGGACGGCAACCCGCTGCGCAACTACGCCCCCGAGATGAACGCCAGCCGTGGCGGGTTCGTCGAGGCGATGGGGATGGCGTTCACGCTGGCGACCCGGCTCAAGTGCGTCGCCCAACTCGAGATCACCGAGGCCCACCACCAGCCCTACGGGATCGTGCACGGCGGCGTGTACTGCGCCATCGCCGAGACCGTGGCCAGCATCGGCGGGGCCCTCGCCGCGCGAGAGCTGGGCGGACCCGATGCTGGAGCGGTGGGGCAGAGCAACCACACCGACTTCCTGCGGGCCACCCGGTCGGGAACGGTGACCGCGACGGCCACGCCGGTCCACCTCGGCCGGTCCGTCCAGCTGTGGAACGTCGACATGGCCGACGAGGAGGGTCAGCTGGTCGCCCAGTCGAAGGTCCGCCTCTTCAACGTCGGCGTGGGGCGCCTGGACGGCTCCTGA
- a CDS encoding tetratricopeptide repeat protein, whose product MSTVRDVDSQTFQTEVIEASKSRPVVVDFWAAWCGPCRQLSPLLETMAERFAGTVDVVKVDVDSNQALAQQYRVQGIPAVKAFVDGRLASEFTGVQPEPVIENFFASLGPSPADQLVTSAPTAADPAAVYQEALDLEADHPAAAIGLAGILAADGNADEARAVLARARPTPEVAQAIAELDLGAGGTADVDALQAAVDAGDDDARVPLGRALAAGGQHQDAIAVLLDGVRTPATKDDARTALLDVFTVLGNDHDLVKSARPRLAAALF is encoded by the coding sequence ATGAGCACCGTGCGCGACGTAGACAGCCAGACCTTCCAGACCGAGGTGATCGAGGCCTCGAAGAGCCGTCCGGTCGTCGTCGACTTCTGGGCTGCCTGGTGTGGCCCCTGTCGGCAACTCTCCCCACTGCTCGAGACCATGGCCGAGCGGTTCGCCGGCACCGTCGACGTGGTCAAGGTCGACGTCGACAGCAACCAGGCGCTCGCGCAGCAGTACCGGGTCCAGGGCATCCCCGCCGTCAAGGCCTTCGTCGACGGTCGGCTGGCCAGCGAGTTCACCGGCGTCCAACCCGAGCCGGTCATCGAGAACTTCTTCGCCTCCCTCGGCCCCTCGCCCGCAGACCAGCTCGTGACCAGCGCCCCGACCGCCGCCGACCCCGCAGCCGTCTACCAGGAGGCCCTCGACCTCGAGGCCGACCACCCCGCGGCCGCGATCGGCCTGGCGGGGATCCTGGCCGCTGACGGCAACGCCGACGAGGCCCGGGCCGTCCTCGCCCGCGCCCGCCCGACGCCGGAGGTGGCGCAGGCCATCGCGGAGCTCGACCTGGGCGCCGGAGGGACCGCCGACGTCGATGCCCTCCAAGCCGCAGTCGACGCCGGCGACGATGACGCCCGGGTTCCCCTCGGTCGTGCCCTTGCCGCTGGCGGCCAGCACCAGGACGCCATCGCGGTGCTGCTGGACGGGGTTCGGACGCCGGCCACGAAGGACGACGCCCGAACGGCGCTGCTGGACGTCTTCACGGTCCTCGGCAACGACCACGACCTGGTCAAGTCGGCCCGCCCACGGCTCGCGGCCGCGCTGTTCTAG
- a CDS encoding proteasome activator, with protein sequence MVEQVEVVEDDEPEAAAEGEDSPEPMITEPGKLMRIAVMLREVQGEARRADADEGGRSMLRQVHERAMAELCDVLSSDLQDELSQFSFEFDSDAPSQSEILIAQAQLIGWLEGLFQGIQAAIFNQQAAAQKQLEAMRQRGLPQGRPAGPGQDQRSGGDSSPGNYL encoded by the coding sequence ATGGTCGAACAGGTTGAAGTAGTCGAGGACGACGAGCCCGAGGCAGCAGCGGAGGGCGAGGACAGCCCGGAGCCGATGATCACCGAGCCCGGCAAGCTCATGCGCATCGCGGTGATGTTGCGCGAGGTGCAGGGCGAGGCGAGGCGCGCGGACGCCGACGAGGGCGGCCGGTCGATGCTCCGGCAGGTCCACGAGCGGGCCATGGCGGAGCTGTGCGACGTCCTGTCCAGCGATCTGCAGGACGAGCTGTCGCAGTTCTCCTTCGAGTTCGACTCCGATGCGCCGTCACAGAGCGAGATCCTGATCGCTCAGGCGCAGCTCATCGGATGGCTGGAAGGCCTGTTCCAGGGCATCCAGGCCGCGATCTTCAACCAGCAGGCCGCGGCCCAGAAGCAGCTGGAGGCCATGCGGCAGCGCGGCCTGCCCCAGGGTCGCCCGGCCGGGCCGGGTCAGGATCAGCGCTCGGGCGGGGACTCCTCGCCGGGCAACTACCTCTGA
- a CDS encoding nuclear transport factor 2 family protein: protein MGRAREHWELLRAALEKTDVEAVDAMYAPDAVWLEPHNPPHETNKLIAAYLSSWMQARENIDVTTKRLLESGDGSFVAVEWAISYTAAGRRWNSLPRSSWIEVGDEGITYHRDYL, encoded by the coding sequence ATGGGTCGCGCACGCGAACACTGGGAGCTGCTCCGTGCAGCCCTCGAGAAGACCGACGTCGAGGCCGTCGACGCGATGTACGCACCCGACGCCGTCTGGCTCGAGCCGCACAACCCGCCACACGAGACCAACAAGCTCATCGCCGCCTACCTGAGCTCGTGGATGCAGGCGCGGGAGAACATCGACGTCACGACCAAGCGGCTGCTCGAGTCCGGCGACGGCAGCTTCGTCGCCGTCGAGTGGGCCATCTCCTACACCGCCGCTGGCCGGCGCTGGAACTCGCTGCCCCGCTCCTCCTGGATCGAGGTCGGCGACGAGGGCATCACCTACCACCGGGACTACCTCTGA
- a CDS encoding PaaI family thioesterase — MVAFDADEELLERIARQADATSELVEASPRRHRDVSVLKKELWLDPPDDGQPMRHFEECVVSGRINPMGIMMRVHRDGGVAVGRINLGAAFEGAPERAHGGIIAAILDDIMGYVLLLERTAAFTGTLTVRYAAATPVQTELEARAWLDRRDGRKLHLLSRLESGDGQLLAEGTGLFIATAG, encoded by the coding sequence ATGGTGGCCTTCGACGCCGACGAGGAGCTCTTGGAGCGAATCGCCCGTCAGGCCGATGCCACGTCAGAGCTGGTCGAGGCCTCGCCCCGGCGTCACCGCGACGTCTCCGTCCTCAAGAAGGAGCTGTGGCTGGACCCACCCGACGACGGCCAGCCGATGCGGCACTTCGAGGAGTGTGTGGTCAGTGGCCGGATCAACCCGATGGGCATCATGATGCGGGTCCATCGCGATGGCGGCGTGGCGGTCGGCCGGATCAACCTGGGCGCAGCCTTCGAGGGCGCCCCCGAGCGCGCCCACGGCGGCATCATCGCCGCGATCCTCGACGACATCATGGGCTACGTCCTGCTGCTGGAGCGGACGGCGGCCTTCACCGGCACGCTCACGGTGCGCTACGCCGCCGCCACACCGGTGCAGACCGAACTCGAGGCGCGGGCGTGGCTCGACCGGCGGGATGGCCGGAAGCTGCACCTGCTGTCCCGGCTCGAGTCCGGGGACGGGCAGCTGCTGGCGGAGGGGACGGGCCTGTTCATCGCCACCGCCGGCTGA
- a CDS encoding CHASE domain-containing protein, which produces MVQSRGGLRNALIPALVVIVVVLTILTVNTSRAEQEEFDRDIEAAVDLVAQRVDARLQRGVLEAEALRGLFAASEEVEADEFAAYTSLLFDSETLEGVTALGWSPRVLREDIPALEATVRTDTSINPDGNPTFEVFPPVTDVDADPVVYVAPNSNSAAWGFNLASNPSRRAALDAARDTGEVISTEPLVLVQEEADSAAVILYAAVYEGGRTPATVAERQAAYRGSVSVVLRSVEFIAPVIADPRIEVTLYDVTTADVAESAAQSQSAAADLTPQGVAPAAMLLPAFDPAGRTAIERVVDAPGREWMLVASAVEPRPAAVDAGILMPRLLPLLAVVGLFLILGRSERRALDEAQVAAEEVRASEQRLGALVASSPDGLLLLDAEGAVQFASNEADRLLSYHGQPVVDTNIEALLSSGRGPVLDRLRDMTDGRVEFEGRSPSGTGIDVTAVAFDDDQILVSVRDATARIRAFDLMERAVVRERQAAERERELAASRRALLSTVSHELKTPLTAILGFSSLLNQQTKDDNPVVGQAANRIVRNAKTLVSLVDDLVAFSRLERDDFVLDLADVDACALVEDIVESMRPVLDQHQLTVSGQSVTAALDPTAVTRIMSNLLINAARYTPPGTHVEVAVVPDRDGVRISVDDSGPGVPADERQLIFERYQRGSGGAAATSVGTGVGLWVVRELAHRMGGDVVLEDSQLGGARFVVRLASTHAGMSTDAPDGQPGTVPV; this is translated from the coding sequence TTGGTTCAGTCCCGAGGCGGTCTCCGGAACGCGCTGATTCCAGCTCTCGTGGTGATCGTGGTCGTCCTGACGATCCTGACCGTCAACACCAGCAGGGCCGAGCAGGAGGAGTTCGACCGGGACATCGAGGCTGCGGTCGACCTCGTGGCGCAACGAGTCGATGCTCGGCTCCAACGCGGGGTGCTGGAGGCTGAAGCCCTGCGTGGCTTGTTCGCCGCCTCGGAGGAGGTGGAGGCGGATGAGTTCGCCGCCTACACCTCGTTGCTCTTCGACAGTGAGACGTTGGAGGGCGTCACGGCCCTCGGCTGGTCACCCCGGGTCCTGCGGGAGGACATCCCGGCGCTCGAAGCCACCGTCCGCACCGACACCAGCATCAACCCGGACGGCAACCCCACGTTCGAGGTGTTCCCGCCCGTGACGGACGTCGACGCCGACCCGGTGGTGTACGTGGCCCCGAACTCCAACTCGGCGGCCTGGGGCTTCAACCTGGCCTCCAATCCCTCGCGACGGGCCGCACTCGACGCCGCCCGCGACACCGGGGAGGTGATCTCGACCGAGCCCCTCGTCCTGGTGCAGGAGGAGGCGGACAGCGCAGCCGTCATCCTCTACGCCGCGGTGTACGAGGGCGGGCGGACGCCCGCGACCGTTGCCGAACGGCAGGCTGCGTATCGGGGATCGGTCTCGGTGGTGCTCCGGAGCGTTGAGTTCATCGCGCCGGTGATCGCCGACCCGCGGATCGAGGTCACGCTGTACGACGTCACGACTGCCGACGTCGCCGAGTCCGCAGCCCAGTCCCAGTCCGCAGCCGCCGATCTGACGCCCCAGGGGGTGGCGCCGGCGGCCATGCTGCTGCCCGCCTTCGATCCGGCCGGCCGCACCGCGATCGAGCGGGTCGTCGATGCGCCGGGCCGGGAGTGGATGTTGGTCGCCTCAGCGGTTGAGCCTCGACCGGCGGCCGTGGACGCGGGCATCCTGATGCCACGGCTCCTCCCGCTCCTCGCCGTCGTGGGGCTGTTCCTGATCCTCGGACGGTCGGAGCGACGGGCCCTGGACGAGGCGCAGGTCGCAGCCGAGGAGGTTCGGGCGTCCGAGCAACGCCTCGGCGCGCTGGTCGCGAGCTCGCCCGACGGGCTGCTGCTGCTCGACGCCGAGGGCGCGGTGCAGTTCGCCAGCAACGAAGCCGACCGCCTGCTGTCCTACCACGGGCAACCGGTCGTCGATACCAACATCGAAGCGCTGCTCTCATCCGGTCGGGGACCGGTGTTGGACCGGCTGCGCGACATGACCGACGGCCGGGTCGAGTTCGAGGGTCGTTCCCCGTCTGGCACCGGGATCGACGTCACCGCGGTGGCCTTCGACGACGATCAGATCCTGGTGTCGGTGCGCGACGCCACGGCACGAATCCGGGCGTTCGACCTGATGGAACGCGCCGTCGTCCGGGAGCGGCAGGCAGCCGAGCGCGAGCGGGAGCTGGCGGCCTCCCGGCGGGCGTTGCTGTCGACGGTCTCCCACGAGCTGAAGACGCCGCTCACGGCCATCCTGGGCTTCTCGAGCCTCCTCAACCAGCAGACGAAGGACGACAACCCGGTCGTCGGACAAGCCGCCAATCGGATCGTCCGGAACGCCAAGACGTTGGTCAGCCTGGTCGACGACCTGGTGGCGTTCTCCCGTCTCGAGCGTGATGACTTCGTGCTCGACCTGGCCGATGTCGACGCCTGCGCGCTGGTCGAGGACATCGTCGAGTCGATGCGTCCGGTCCTCGACCAGCACCAGCTCACCGTGAGCGGGCAATCGGTGACGGCCGCGCTCGACCCCACCGCGGTCACGCGGATCATGTCGAACCTGTTGATCAACGCCGCTCGCTACACACCACCGGGGACCCATGTCGAGGTTGCGGTCGTACCGGATCGTGACGGCGTCCGGATCTCGGTGGACGACAGTGGTCCGGGGGTTCCCGCCGACGAGCGGCAGCTGATCTTCGAGCGGTATCAGCGTGGCTCCGGTGGTGCTGCCGCCACCAGCGTCGGGACCGGAGTGGGCCTGTGGGTCGTCCGCGAACTGGCCCACCGGATGGGCGGCGACGTGGTGCTCGAGGACTCCCAACTGGGTGGGGCACGATTCGTCGTGCGGCTGGCGAGCACCCACGCCGGCATGTCGACCGACGCGCCCGATGG